GCCGGGAGTTGGTACGGTGCCCATTGATGCGACTCGCGTGACGGCGCGGTTTCCCAAAGTCGAAATCTTCCATCGCCAGCCTGAAACGGAACTGCTGCAACGCCTATCAGCTGGGATACCCGTCTATTTTGAGTTGGGCTTTCAGCTAGAAACGGATATCCCATTGTTGGAAAATCGACCTCACCGCCGGGTGGCGCTGGTGGCTCAGGAGAATCGCGATGCGGGCTGGCAACTGTGGGCCAATGCGGTGATTCAGGGCAATCAATCGACCCTTGACCTGCAAGCGGCTCAGATGTGGCGGGCACCGTTGAGCGGTCAGGTGTTCGACCCGCCCAGCCTGGATACCTTCTGGCAGGAGTTGACCCAGGGTGCCTATGGCGAGGTGCATCGGGCCAAAGGCATTTTTGAGCTGGCCGATGGTCAAGCGTTCCATTTTGATTTTGTGAACAGCCTGCCCGGTAGCGCCTACACCGAACTCAATCTACCCCGCTGGGTACAGGGGCGTCCCAATCGATTCAGTGGCATTGAGGTCGTGGGGCAGGGGCTGGATGAAGGGGCAATCGCCACCACCCTGAAGGACTGCTATTTATCCGACTCGCTCCTGGCCTCCTATCAGGCATCCCTGCAAGATTCTCACTCTCTGGAGGTGGCATGAATATCGCCGTTCTGTCCTGCATCCACGGCAACCTGGAAGCGTTGGAAGCCGTCCTGCGGGAGATTGACCAGCAGGACGTTGACCAGATCTACTGTCTGGGCGATCTAGTGGGTTATGGCCCTTACCCTAACGAAGTCGTCGCCCGCATTCGCGCACTCAACATTCCCACCTGTCAGGGCTGTTGGGATGAAGACATCGTTGACGGGCTAAATGCCTGCGACTGTAGCTATCCTTCCCTGCTGGCCGAAACCCGAGGTCACCGAGCCCACGAGTGGACGAATCGCGAAGTCACCCTCGAAACCCGCACCTATTTGGCCAGTCTGCCCCTGATCCTGCAGCAGGAGAATCTGTGCTTCGTCCACGGCAGTCCCCACAGCCAGCACGAATATTTGCTGCCCGACACCAGTGCTTTCGTAGCTCTAGAACGAGTCCTCTTCACTGGAGCTGATACCCTCTTCTGCGGTCACACCCACATTCCCTACGTGCGTCATCTGGAAAACAGTCACCTCACCCTCAAAGTTGCTTCCCCATCTACCCAGTCACCCACCTACTCTTCTAACACTCCATCCTCTCTCAAGCACATCATCAACGCCGGTTCCGTCGGAGAACCCCGCCATGGACGCCCCAACGCCACCTACGTCATCTACAACACGGATGCCCAACAGGTAAAACTCCGCGAAGTCGAATACGACTTCACCAAAACTTGTGCCGCTATTCTCGAAAAAGGACTCCCTGCTATCTTCGCCTGGCGACTTTCAAAGGGGTTGGAATACGCCGAAAAAGCCGATGATCCAACTCACGTGTGTGAACGATAGCGATGACTCACTGGGCCATTCTCTCCGGCATCAACGGCAACCTCCCCGCCTACGAAGCGGTGCTCGTTGACCTCAAACGGCTGCGCTGTGAGGTCGAAGCGCTTTATATTCTGGGCGATCTCGTCGGCCCTCATTCACAATGTGAAGCGTTGGTGCAACGGGTGCGTCAGCCCCGCAAGCATGAACTCACGCCGCAGGTCTGTATCGGCTGGTGGGAGGAGCAGTGTTTCAACTTGCACGGTATGGGCAATGATCCGGAGGCAACCGAGTTGTTGAAGCAGACTGGCACAGATGGGGTTGAACGCCTCTGGAAATCGGTGTCGCGGCAAACGGTGCAGTGGCTTAAGTCGCTGGATTTTGGCTTCTTTGAGCTGGATTGCCTGCTGATTCACGGCAGTACGGTGGGGTGCCATGACCGGCTGACGCCGGAAACGCCGCCGATGCAACTGCTGGATCGACTGCTGCGGGCAGACGCCAAAACACTATTTTGTGGGCGATCTGGGTTAACGTTTCACCTGCAAATTCCAGAAGGGGCCGTGACCTCCACCGTGGCTACTCTAGATGCCCCAGCTCAGACAATGACTCAGACAGTACGCGATCGCCAGGTTGTTGGAGTTGGCAGTGTCGGCAAAGAACCGGGGAAGGCCACTTACACCCTGTACAGCCCATATACCAATGCAGTGAGTTTCAGAACGGTCCGCTATGGCGCCCAGGGTAAGGGATTTGGTTGGCAATTGACAGACAAGAAGTGAACCTCTAGCATGTTAAACGCATTAGAATAATAATCATTCTCAAAAAAACAAGTCAGTTCTTTCATGCATTTCAGGAGAACGCCCATGCCCCAGCTCTTCCCCTCTCGAACCGCTCTGTTGCTGGCAACCTCTGCGGCGATCACCCTTGGCCTGGGTAGTTGTGCCACCACCTCGCCTACCAGTGAGACGGAGTCTCCCGAATCTGAGGTGGCTGCCACTCCAGAAGATTCGTTGCAGGTGGTGACGACCATTCTGCCCATCACGCAGTTCACTACAGCGGTGGCGGGCGATCGCGCTGAGGTGGTGCAACTGCTTCCCACCAATGTGGGTCCCCACGAGTATCAGGCCAAACCCGGCGACGCCCAGGCGATCGCCAATGCCGACGTGCTGGTGAAAAATGGTCTGGAGATGGAATTCTTCCTGGATGACATGGTCGAGAACGCGGGAAATGCCGACCTGGTGGTCATCGACTCCAGCGAAGGCATTGCAACCCTGGCCAGTGCGGGTGACCACGGTCACGACCATGCCAAGGAAGACGGCCATGATCACGCTGAGGGTGAAGCCCACGATCATGCTGAAGGCGAAGCCCATGCCGAAGGCGAGGAGCATGATCACGCTGGCCACGGTCACGCCCATGGTGAATTTGATCCTCATGTTTGGCTAGATCCCAAACGGGCGATCGAGCAGGTAGAAAACATTCGGGATGGACTGATTGCGGCTGATCCAGGCGGCGAAGCCGAATATACCGCTAACGCTGAAGCCTTCATCGCCGAGTTAGAGACTCTGGACACTGAAATTACTGAAAAGCTGGCTCCCTTTGCGGGACAGACCTTTGTGGTGTTCCACGACTTTGCCGCTTATTTTGCCGACAGTTATGGACTGCAAACCGAGACGCTGGTGGGTATTCCCGAAGAGAATCCGTCTCCTGAAGACGTGAAGCGAGTGATGGAAACGGTGCAGGCGGAAGGTCTGAAGACGATCCTAACGGAACCGCAGGCAGGACAGGAGTCTTTTGATGCGATCGCTAACGACCTCAACATCAAAGTCAGCGTATTCGACCCCCTTGAAACCGGGCCTGCCGACGCGATTCAGCCTGACTACTACCTGAACACCATGCGCCAGAACGCCGATAATCTCGCGGCGTCCTTTGAGGCCTCTAATCAGGCGTGGCTAACGCTCTGGGTGCCCCAACCGGCGGCAGTTGTGCCCCAGCGGGTGGGTCTGCGGTTTTGATGCCAGTTCAGTTCTGAGCAAGGAGCATGACTTGAGCGATCCGGTTTTAGTTATTGAGGGGTTAACGGTTTACCGTGAAACTCACCGGGCTGTGGAGGATGTGTCTTTTGCGGTGCAACCCGGAACAGACACTGCCATCATCGGCCCCAACGGAGCCGGAAAAAGCACCCTGATTCAGGCGGTGCTGGGCATTTTGCCGCGCCAATCGGGGGACGTATTTGTGCTGGGGCATCCTCTATCTGCCAGGGGCTACTTACCGACAGCGGTGCGGCAACGCATTGCTTATTTGCCGCAAAACTTTTTGTTCGATCGTCGCATTCCCATCACCGCGTCTGAGCTGGTAGGGCTGGGCTGGGATCGGGTGGGACCACAATTCCCTTGGGTAGGCGGGCGAGCTCGTCGTCATGCGGTGCGAGCAGCGTTGTCGCAGGTGGAGGCCTGGCATCTGCGCGATCAACTGGTTAGTAGTCTATCGGGAGGAGAAACCAAACGGGTGCTGCTGGCCTATTGTCTGGTGCGTCCCCGCTCCCTGCTGATTTTGGATGAAGCTCCAGCAGGGTTGGATGCCCGCAGTGAATCTGATTTTTATCAGTTGCTCTATCAACTGAAGCAGGAACAGGGGTGGGCGATTTTGCAGATTTCCCATGATCTGGATATGGTGCGTCGCAATTGCGATCGCGTCCTTTGCCTCAACCGCACCTTGCTTTGCCAAGGGGTTCCTGGTCACGCCCTCTCGCCGGAAAACCTGTCGCTGGCCTATGGTTCCGAGTTTGTTCGTTATCACCATCGTTGTTAGGGGAATTGGGGAATGGGGAATGGGGAATGGGGAATGGGGAATGGGGTTATTGATTTTTATGGAGGGCGCGTATGCCTACCGAACTCACCCGCGTTATCGAACTCTTTCAACTGTCCTTCATGCAACGGGCGCTGAT
This portion of the Halomicronema hongdechloris C2206 genome encodes:
- a CDS encoding metallophosphoesterase family protein; translation: MTHWAILSGINGNLPAYEAVLVDLKRLRCEVEALYILGDLVGPHSQCEALVQRVRQPRKHELTPQVCIGWWEEQCFNLHGMGNDPEATELLKQTGTDGVERLWKSVSRQTVQWLKSLDFGFFELDCLLIHGSTVGCHDRLTPETPPMQLLDRLLRADAKTLFCGRSGLTFHLQIPEGAVTSTVATLDAPAQTMTQTVRDRQVVGVGSVGKEPGKATYTLYSPYTNAVSFRTVRYGAQGKGFGWQLTDKK
- a CDS encoding metallophosphoesterase family protein, coding for MNIAVLSCIHGNLEALEAVLREIDQQDVDQIYCLGDLVGYGPYPNEVVARIRALNIPTCQGCWDEDIVDGLNACDCSYPSLLAETRGHRAHEWTNREVTLETRTYLASLPLILQQENLCFVHGSPHSQHEYLLPDTSAFVALERVLFTGADTLFCGHTHIPYVRHLENSHLTLKVASPSTQSPTYSSNTPSSLKHIINAGSVGEPRHGRPNATYVIYNTDAQQVKLREVEYDFTKTCAAILEKGLPAIFAWRLSKGLEYAEKADDPTHVCER
- a CDS encoding metal ABC transporter solute-binding protein, Zn/Mn family, which produces MPQLFPSRTALLLATSAAITLGLGSCATTSPTSETESPESEVAATPEDSLQVVTTILPITQFTTAVAGDRAEVVQLLPTNVGPHEYQAKPGDAQAIANADVLVKNGLEMEFFLDDMVENAGNADLVVIDSSEGIATLASAGDHGHDHAKEDGHDHAEGEAHDHAEGEAHAEGEEHDHAGHGHAHGEFDPHVWLDPKRAIEQVENIRDGLIAADPGGEAEYTANAEAFIAELETLDTEITEKLAPFAGQTFVVFHDFAAYFADSYGLQTETLVGIPEENPSPEDVKRVMETVQAEGLKTILTEPQAGQESFDAIANDLNIKVSVFDPLETGPADAIQPDYYLNTMRQNADNLAASFEASNQAWLTLWVPQPAAVVPQRVGLRF
- a CDS encoding GTP-binding protein yields the protein MITVVAGPCGAGKTTWILQELAQMPTPAVYVTPGVGTVPIDATRVTARFPKVEIFHRQPETELLQRLSAGIPVYFELGFQLETDIPLLENRPHRRVALVAQENRDAGWQLWANAVIQGNQSTLDLQAAQMWRAPLSGQVFDPPSLDTFWQELTQGAYGEVHRAKGIFELADGQAFHFDFVNSLPGSAYTELNLPRWVQGRPNRFSGIEVVGQGLDEGAIATTLKDCYLSDSLLASYQASLQDSHSLEVA
- a CDS encoding metal ABC transporter ATP-binding protein translates to MSDPVLVIEGLTVYRETHRAVEDVSFAVQPGTDTAIIGPNGAGKSTLIQAVLGILPRQSGDVFVLGHPLSARGYLPTAVRQRIAYLPQNFLFDRRIPITASELVGLGWDRVGPQFPWVGGRARRHAVRAALSQVEAWHLRDQLVSSLSGGETKRVLLAYCLVRPRSLLILDEAPAGLDARSESDFYQLLYQLKQEQGWAILQISHDLDMVRRNCDRVLCLNRTLLCQGVPGHALSPENLSLAYGSEFVRYHHRC